The Humulus lupulus chromosome 4, drHumLupu1.1, whole genome shotgun sequence genome has a window encoding:
- the LOC133829001 gene encoding uncharacterized protein LOC133829001 has product MPNWALMNCCQHDQVVFLTTIGVFTVVILLLWRTVLLTPFKLITVFLHEASHAIACKLTCGHVEGIQVHANEGGITQTRGGVYWLILPAGLLRNANIIAYCLHQLL; this is encoded by the exons ATGCCGAATTGGGCCTTGATGAACTGTTGCCAGCACGATCAAGTTGTCTTCTTGACCACTATTGGAGTCTTCACCGTCGTTATCctcttg CTCTGGAGAACAGTACTACTCACACCCTTTAAGCTCATCACAGTGTTCTTGCATGAAGCAAGTCATGCTATTGCTTGCAAACTCACATGTGGTCAT GTGGAGGGAATCCAAGTCCATGCAAATGAGGGTGGCATCACACAAACGCGTGGTGGTGTATACTGGTTGATATTACCTGCAGGAT TGTTGAGAAATGCAAACATTATTGCATATTGTCTTCATCAGTTACTATGA
- the LOC133832245 gene encoding uncharacterized protein LOC133832245 — protein MAAPSVPAPAPSVGKSCKSKACKTVFSLSHEHPMVFPDISADIVNVTPPSEVVVPSQAKDHSPVPIDSSLAARPSQSKNNFVTPKRKLGLDESSSPLTATKKRLKAHPPSLSSSESDPEEEKSESEATRDATLSDETVPDNAESEAESDEPEKEDIVPSEQEAEYDSEQIATPLSSKAKGKRPISYPTPSPKRSGVNFKPYSSTFCYNDNARDMVLYAQRKFIIERNYVLSDHRPYGVLTMLQDKKWTGSLVKFTGFVDRIVKEFYANLTNEIIEPKSSVYNKVFVRGHWFSFSPQDIALALHLPLDVEYDVDGATLDKDMVITELVGQKMVWPSNTVISVSNLTYTYAVIHKFATTNWKPTSHTATISFDMASFLYKVGTGLGINLALVIHDQIIAFRKGNRKNLNLPFPQVIYKVLSMQKNDLQRDQEDLVAPTTAASYKASDPPTEATAAPSSKKVQPQSLKISLDDIPHASSSVATDSGLVAT, from the exons ATGGCGGCTCCATCTGTTCCAGCACCTGCCCCATCTGTTGGAAAGTCTTGCAAATCCAAGGCATGCAAGACGGTGTTTTCACTCTCTCATGAACACCCCATGGTGTTTCCCGATATCTCAGCTGACATTGTCAATGTTACACCACCATCTGAAGTGGTGGTGCCCTCTCAAGCCAAGGACCATTCTCCTGTTCCGATTGATTCCTCTTTGGCGGCTAGG CCGAGCCAGTCCAAGAATAATTTTGTGACTCCCAAAAGGAAATTGGGATTGGACGAGTCCTCTTCTCCCTTGACTGCTACCAAGAAACGACTGAAGGCTCATCCTCCATCTCTGTCTTCCTCCGAATCTGATCCTGAGGAAGAAAAGTCAGAATCTGAAGCAACCCGTGATGCCACATTGTCTGATGAAACGGTTCCTGACAATGCAGAATCAGAAGCTGAGTCTGATGAGCCAGAAAAAGAAGACATTGTTCCCTCTGAACAAGAAGCTGAATATGACTCAGAACAAATTGCAACTCCTTTGTCATCCAAGGCTAAAGGAAAAAGACCAATTTCTTATCCTACACCTTCTCCAAAACGTTCAGGTGTCAATTTCAAACCTTATTCTTCAACTTTTTGTTATAATGATAATGCTCGTGATATGGTTCTCTATGCTCAAAGGAAATTTATCATTGAGAGAAATTATGTCCTGAGTGATCATCGACCTTATGGTGTGTTAACAATGCTTCAAGATAAAAAATGGACAGGTTCTTTGGTTAAATTTACtggttttgtggatagaatagtcaaggaattctatgccaatcttACTAATGAAATTATAGAACCTAAATCTTCTGTGTATAATAAAGTTTTTGTTAGGGGCCAttggttctctttttctcctcaaGACATTGCTCTTGCTTTGCATCTTCCCCTTGATGTCGAGTATGATGTTGATGGTGCCACTCTTGACAAGGACATGGTTATCACTGAATTGGTTGGTCAAAAAATGGTATGGCCATCTAATACAGTCATCTCGGTCTCCAATCTCACCTACACTTATGCTGTCATCCATAAGTTTGCCACAACAAATTGGAAGCCCACTTCTCACACCGCAACTATCTCTTTTGATATGGCTTCATTTTTGTACAAGGTGGGGACCGGTCTTGGTATAAATTTGGCTTTGGTTATTCATGATCAAATCATTGCATTTCGCAAAGGTAATAGGAAAAACTTGAATCTTCCTTTTCCTCaagttatttataaagtgttgagtaTGCAGAAAAACGATCTCCAACGTGATCAAGAAGACTTGGTGGCACCCACTACTGCTGCTTCCTACAAGGCCTCTGATCCTCCTACTGAAGCCACTGCTGCTCCATCCTCCAAGAAAGTCCAGCCCCAATCTCTGAAGATTTCCTTGGATGACATTCCTCATGCCTCCTCCTCTGTTGCCACAGATTCAGGACTTGTTGCAACATAA
- the LOC133832246 gene encoding uncharacterized protein LOC133832246: MPLTKLTRKGLKFVRDANCEENFKELKPRLTTTPVLVVPNSDELFVVFTDASSTSLGGVLMPNDKVVAYASRQLKPHEKDYPTQDLELVAMIFSLKIWRSNVVADALSRKPHGTLACLALEEWKRTITVKQCQWQDEKLRLIWNQIQNGEQLDGWTVNVEGLLYHKGRLVVANIPDLRESIMIEAHRSKFVVHPGSTKMYQDLERQYWWEGMKRDATNFVAKCMVCQQVKAKHQRPSGLLQPLPIPEWKWDEITMDFGMGLPLTPLKHDTVRLIVDRLTKSAHFIPIRKDCKVSKLARIYVGNILRLHGLPSSIVS, translated from the exons ATGCCTTTGACAAAGCTAACAAGAAAGGGTTTAAAGTTCGTGAGGGATGCCAATTGTGAAGAAAATTTCAAAGAACTTAAGCCAAGATTGACTACGACGCCTGTTCTCGTTGTGCCTAATAGTGATGAACTGTTTGTGGTATTCACTGATGCCTCTAGTACTAGTTTAGGTGGAGTTCTCATGCCAAATGACAAGGTTGTTGCCTATGCTTCACGCCAATTGAAGCCACATGAGAAGGACTATCCCACACAAGATTTGGAACTTGTAGCAATGATTTTTTCCTTGAAAATTTGGAGAT CAAATGTGGTCGCTGATGCATTAAGTAGAAAACCTCATGGTACTTTGGCTTGTTTGGCTCTTGAGGAGTGGAAAAGAACGATCACG GTTAAGCAATGTCAGTGGCAAGATGAGAAATTGAGACTTATCTGGAATCAAATCCAAAATGGTGAGCAGttagatggatggacagtaaATGTTGAAGGACTCTTATACCATAAGGGAAGATTAGTCGTTGCAAATATCCCTGATCTTAGAGAGTCTATTATGATTGAGGCCCATAGGTCTAAGTTTGTTGTACATcctggaagcacaaagatgtaccaagatttggaAAGACAATATTGGTGGGAAGGTATGAAGAGAGACGCGACTAACTTTGTAGCTAAGTGTATGGTTTGCCAACAGGTTAAAGCTAAGCACCAGAGACCTTCggggttgcttcaacctttacctataccagaatggaagtgggacgagaTCACGATGGACTTTGGGATGGGAttaccattaacaccattaaaACATGACACTGTTCGGTTGATTGTCGATCGTTTGACCAAATCTGCTCATTTCATTCCAATTAGGAAGGATTGTAAGGTTTCTAAACTAGCTCGAATTTATGTGGGTAATATACTTCGACTGCATGGGTTGCCTTCCAGCATTGTTTCATAG